One part of the Nocardioides zeae genome encodes these proteins:
- a CDS encoding ROK family glucokinase — protein sequence MSLACGIDIGGTKIAGGVVDDDGNVLARLRAESPATSSAAIADTVVGLVRELSRHHPVDRVGVGAAGFIDAGRSTVLFAPNLAWRDEPLGAELSTRLRLPVVIENDANAAAWGEFAFGAGRHHASDLLLVTVGTGVGGGIVADGALRRGAFGIAAEIGHLRVVHGGRLCGCGNHGCWEQYASGSALVRCAREEARGSLLARALVDRAGGDVDAITGPMITELAAAGDPFCVEQLSDLGRWLGEGISSLVAVLDPGVVVVGGGVSAAGDLLMGSLRETFLRTLSGRGHRPAPEIRLAELGNDAGMIGAADLARR from the coding sequence ATGAGCCTGGCGTGCGGCATCGACATCGGCGGCACCAAGATCGCCGGCGGCGTCGTCGACGACGACGGCAACGTCCTGGCGCGGCTGCGCGCGGAGTCGCCGGCCACGAGCAGCGCCGCCATCGCCGACACGGTGGTGGGGCTCGTGCGCGAGCTGTCCCGTCACCACCCCGTCGACCGGGTCGGGGTCGGGGCGGCGGGCTTCATCGACGCCGGACGCTCGACCGTGCTGTTCGCCCCCAACCTGGCGTGGCGCGACGAGCCCCTCGGCGCCGAGCTGTCCACGCGCCTGCGTCTGCCCGTCGTCATCGAGAACGACGCCAACGCGGCGGCGTGGGGCGAGTTCGCGTTCGGTGCCGGCCGTCACCACGCCTCGGACCTGCTGCTCGTCACCGTCGGGACGGGCGTGGGCGGCGGGATCGTCGCCGACGGTGCGCTCCGCCGTGGCGCCTTCGGCATCGCGGCCGAGATCGGTCACCTCCGCGTCGTGCACGGCGGCCGCCTGTGCGGCTGCGGCAACCACGGCTGCTGGGAGCAGTACGCGAGCGGGTCCGCCCTCGTCCGCTGCGCCCGCGAGGAGGCCCGGGGCTCCCTGCTCGCCCGCGCGCTGGTCGACCGCGCCGGTGGCGACGTCGACGCGATCACCGGCCCGATGATCACCGAGCTGGCCGCCGCGGGCGACCCGTTCTGCGTCGAGCAGCTCTCCGACCTCGGCCGGTGGCTGGGCGAGGGCATCTCGTCCCTCGTCGCCGTGCTGGACCCGGGCGTCGTGGTGGTCGGCGGCGGCGTCTCCGCGGCGGGTGACCTGCTCATGGGCAGCCTGCGCGAGACCTTCCTCCGCACCCTCAGCGGCCGGGGGCACCGGCCCGCGCCGGAGATCCGCCTCGCGGAGCTGGGCAACGACGCCGGGATGATCGGCGCCGCCGACCTGGCCCGGCGGTGA
- a CDS encoding ROK family protein, with the protein MSEPGPVHVGVDVGGTKILAGVVDAAGAVQDVAVRRTPGRTSSVLLLESTVAEAVEEVVDGRPVAAVGLAAAGFVDGAGERVMFAPHLPWRGEAVRRRLEATLGAPVLLDNDANAAGWAEHRYGAARGASLSLTVTVGTGIGGAVVLGPETGSSAGSGAGSGGGEPRLLRGRNGMAGEFGHQQVVPDGVACECGGRGCWEQYASGNALVAFARARVGREPTVLDDWCGGVPDRLTGPMVTDAAAAGDLVALQAFGHVGDWLGVGIANLVAALDPEIVVVGGGVSAVGDLLLDPARAALGRSLVGAPHRVVPPLRPAALGPEAAIVGAAALAAARFGGSPAAR; encoded by the coding sequence GTGAGCGAGCCCGGTCCCGTCCACGTCGGGGTCGACGTCGGGGGCACGAAGATCCTGGCCGGGGTCGTCGACGCCGCGGGGGCCGTGCAGGACGTCGCCGTGCGCCGCACCCCCGGCCGCACCAGCTCGGTGCTGCTCCTGGAGAGCACCGTGGCGGAGGCGGTCGAGGAGGTCGTCGACGGTCGCCCGGTGGCGGCCGTGGGACTGGCCGCCGCGGGCTTCGTCGACGGGGCGGGGGAGCGGGTCATGTTCGCCCCGCACCTGCCGTGGCGCGGTGAGGCCGTACGGCGCCGGCTCGAGGCCACTCTCGGTGCTCCCGTGCTGCTCGACAACGACGCGAACGCCGCCGGCTGGGCCGAGCACCGGTACGGCGCGGCCCGCGGCGCCTCCCTGTCCCTCACGGTCACCGTCGGGACGGGGATCGGCGGCGCCGTCGTGCTCGGCCCCGAGACCGGATCCAGCGCCGGTTCGGGCGCCGGGTCGGGCGGTGGCGAGCCCCGCCTGCTCCGCGGCCGCAACGGCATGGCGGGCGAGTTCGGCCACCAGCAGGTCGTGCCCGACGGCGTGGCCTGCGAGTGCGGCGGCCGGGGCTGCTGGGAGCAGTACGCCTCGGGCAACGCCCTCGTCGCCTTCGCCCGCGCCCGCGTGGGGCGGGAGCCGACGGTGCTCGACGACTGGTGCGGCGGTGTCCCCGACCGGCTGACGGGTCCGATGGTCACCGACGCCGCCGCGGCGGGCGACCTCGTCGCCCTGCAGGCGTTCGGCCACGTCGGGGACTGGCTGGGGGTCGGCATCGCCAACCTGGTCGCCGCGCTCGACCCCGAGATCGTCGTCGTCGGCGGCGGGGTGAGCGCGGTCGGCGACCTGCTGCTCGACCCGGCGCGCGCCGCCCTCGGGCGCTCGCTCGTGGGGGCGCCGCACCGCGTCGTACCCCCGCTGCGGCCGGCCGCGCTGGGGCCGGAGGCGGCGATCGTCGGCGCGGCCGCGCTCGCCGCTGCGCGATTCGGAGGCTCTCCGGCCGCTCGTTAG
- a CDS encoding GDSL-type esterase/lipase family protein: MAMWHERGFRVLVVASVAALVAAVGIAHASAEDGAAGAIDAALHRTGETPRTDASGAAGTTRGDAVARQPRILLVGDSITQGMTGDHTWRYRAYETLVAQGVVPDFVGYRTDTVDPVTKERLEDYADPDFDRDHAGVAGMTATDPEYDVVGLTAATRPDLVVVSLGVNDALQGHDPDVVAAGLRAIVDDVRSVAPYADLVLAEQTTTWLAGVPAINEQIRALAAELTTERSRVALARVPEGYDADDDTWDGIHPNAVGEIAIAHEVVAALSELGYAEKPPTVHDLPAPGPDRSVEGARVVDRSPTSLRLAWSLPRGITEVHIEGRDLTTGGRWTPLATSGWGAEEQLLEGFAPGHSYELRLRPARGTALSDERWTTEVTGRTPTS, translated from the coding sequence ATGGCGATGTGGCACGAGCGCGGGTTCCGCGTCCTCGTCGTCGCGTCGGTCGCCGCCCTGGTGGCCGCGGTCGGGATCGCCCACGCCTCCGCCGAGGACGGCGCCGCCGGCGCGATCGACGCGGCGCTGCACCGCACCGGCGAGACCCCCCGCACCGACGCCTCCGGCGCCGCCGGCACGACCCGCGGCGACGCGGTGGCCCGCCAGCCGCGGATCCTGCTCGTCGGCGACTCCATCACGCAGGGCATGACGGGCGACCACACGTGGCGCTACCGCGCCTACGAGACGCTGGTCGCCCAGGGCGTCGTGCCCGACTTCGTGGGCTACCGCACGGACACGGTCGACCCGGTCACCAAGGAGCGGCTCGAGGACTACGCGGATCCCGACTTCGACCGCGACCACGCCGGCGTCGCCGGCATGACCGCCACGGACCCCGAGTACGACGTGGTGGGTCTCACCGCGGCGACCCGGCCCGACCTGGTGGTCGTCTCCCTCGGCGTCAACGACGCCCTCCAGGGCCACGACCCGGACGTCGTCGCCGCGGGGCTGCGCGCCATCGTGGACGACGTGCGCTCGGTCGCGCCGTACGCCGACCTCGTGCTCGCCGAGCAGACCACCACCTGGCTGGCGGGCGTGCCCGCCATCAACGAGCAGATCCGGGCGCTCGCCGCCGAGCTGACCACGGAGCGGTCGCGGGTGGCGCTCGCCCGGGTGCCGGAGGGGTACGACGCGGACGACGACACCTGGGACGGGATCCACCCCAACGCCGTCGGCGAGATCGCGATCGCCCACGAGGTGGTCGCGGCGTTGTCGGAGCTGGGGTACGCCGAGAAGCCGCCCACCGTGCACGACCTCCCCGCGCCGGGACCGGACCGGTCGGTCGAGGGCGCGCGCGTCGTCGACCGGAGCCCCACGAGCCTGCGGCTCGCCTGGTCGCTGCCGCGCGGCATCACCGAGGTCCACATCGAGGGTCGCGACCTCACCACCGGGGGCCGCTGGACGCCGTTGGCCACCTCGGGGTGGGGCGCGGAGGAGCAGCTGCTCGAGGGGTTCGCCCCGGGACACTCCTACGAGCTGCGGCTGCGCCCCGCCCGCGGCACGGCCCTCAGCGACGAGCGGTGGACCACCGAGGTCACCGGCCGCACGCCGACGAGCTGA
- a CDS encoding alpha/beta hydrolase, with amino-acid sequence MTVHPLAHPYSAEGRPEETGGRRIGVLLSHGFTGSPASMRPWGEALAEAGYAVEVPRLPGHGTSWQEMNTTTWADWSGHLDRVLTDLAARCDAVVVGGLSMGGGLALSLAARHPELVRGVLLVNPAVTSTNKQLLAAPLLQRLVASVPAIGNDIKKPGVDEHAYPRTPLRALVSMTRGWAQVREQLAAVRAPVLLFRSAEDHVVDPSSATLVRDRVPDVMERILTDSYHVATLDNDADRIIEESLDFISRVTA; translated from the coding sequence ATGACCGTTCACCCGCTGGCCCACCCCTACTCGGCCGAGGGTCGCCCCGAGGAGACCGGCGGGCGCCGCATCGGTGTCCTGCTGAGCCACGGCTTCACGGGCTCGCCCGCGTCGATGCGCCCGTGGGGCGAGGCGCTGGCGGAGGCGGGCTACGCGGTCGAGGTGCCGCGCCTGCCGGGTCACGGCACGTCGTGGCAGGAGATGAACACGACGACGTGGGCGGACTGGTCGGGGCACCTCGACCGGGTGCTCACCGACCTCGCGGCCCGCTGCGACGCCGTCGTGGTCGGGGGCCTCTCGATGGGCGGCGGCCTCGCGCTCTCCCTGGCCGCCCGTCACCCCGAGCTGGTGCGCGGCGTCCTGCTGGTGAACCCGGCGGTGACGAGCACCAACAAGCAGCTGCTCGCCGCGCCGCTGCTGCAGCGCCTGGTGGCCTCCGTCCCCGCCATCGGCAACGACATCAAGAAGCCCGGGGTCGACGAGCACGCCTACCCCCGCACGCCGCTGCGGGCGCTGGTCTCGATGACCCGGGGCTGGGCGCAGGTGCGCGAGCAGCTAGCGGCGGTCCGGGCGCCGGTGCTGCTCTTCCGCTCCGCGGAGGACCACGTCGTGGACCCGTCGTCCGCCACGCTCGTCCGCGACCGGGTGCCCGACGTGATGGAGCGGATCCTGACCGACAGCTACCACGTCGCCACCCTGGACAACGACGCCGACCGGATCATCGAGGAGTCGCTCGACTTCATCTCCCGGGTCACGGCCTGA
- a CDS encoding lysophospholipid acyltransferase family protein, which produces MFYWFLKFIALGPLLRVVFRPRAEGLDNVPAEGAAILASNHLSYADWLFMPLVLSRRVSYVAKAEYFTGTGVKGRLQRTFFSGSGQIPIDRSGANAAEGALISAKGVLGRGELFGIFPEGTRSHDGRLYRGKTGVARLALETGVPVVPVAVIGTDTVAPPGKKFGRLARPTVRFGEPLDFSRYEGMAGDRYILRSVTDEIMYAIMRLSEQEYVDVYASRAKADAKKAARAGDDEAPREGDRKAS; this is translated from the coding sequence GTGTTCTACTGGTTCCTCAAGTTCATCGCCCTGGGCCCGTTGCTGCGGGTCGTGTTCCGCCCGCGGGCCGAGGGGCTCGACAACGTGCCCGCCGAGGGCGCCGCGATCCTCGCCAGCAACCACCTGTCCTACGCCGACTGGCTCTTCATGCCGCTCGTGCTCAGCCGTCGCGTCAGCTACGTCGCGAAGGCGGAGTACTTCACGGGCACCGGCGTGAAGGGACGGCTCCAGCGCACGTTCTTCTCCGGCTCCGGCCAGATCCCCATCGACCGGTCGGGTGCCAACGCCGCCGAGGGCGCGCTCATCTCGGCGAAGGGGGTGCTCGGCCGCGGCGAGCTCTTCGGCATCTTCCCGGAGGGCACCCGCTCCCACGACGGTCGGCTCTACCGCGGCAAGACCGGCGTGGCGCGACTCGCCCTGGAGACCGGGGTCCCCGTCGTACCGGTCGCCGTCATCGGCACCGACACCGTGGCGCCCCCCGGCAAGAAGTTCGGCCGGCTGGCGCGGCCCACGGTGCGGTTCGGCGAGCCGCTCGACTTCTCGCGCTACGAGGGCATGGCGGGCGACCGCTACATCCTGCGTTCGGTGACCGACGAGATCATGTACGCGATCATGCGGCTCTCCGAGCAGGAGTACGTCGACGTCTACGCCTCGCGCGCCAAGGCCGACGCCAAGAAGGCCGCCCGCGCCGGTGACGACGAGGCCCCGCGGGAAGGCGACCGCAAGGCCTCCTGA
- the macS gene encoding MacS family sensor histidine kinase gives MALRILPPGWRDAAAVAVENRMFRALALLRVVLLVNAVALNVVRRDNAQVPWALWLCVIAMVGWTGVALWGYAAPRRRRALLLLLDLAVAVALMLLTVPIKGDGFRASIPGFWIMGALLAWAVHWRWRGGAVAAVVLIVTDVSMRQELTQTNYGHLFLIGVGAPVVGYLCESLQRMAAERDRAEREAAAAGERARLARAVHDGVLQVLALTQRRGAELGPAGVELARLAGEQEGALRALIRQQDTLAPATATGDVDLASAVEELGRRTRPRVSVVTPGVPVRLPAAQVAELVAAAGACLDNVAAHVGDDAPAWVLLEDLEDRVVVTVRDEGPGIPPGRLEEAADAGRLGVTGSIRGRLTDLGGTAELATGAFGTEWELTVPRAPEEAAP, from the coding sequence GTGGCGTTGCGCATCCTCCCGCCGGGCTGGCGGGACGCCGCCGCCGTGGCGGTGGAGAACCGCATGTTCCGCGCGCTCGCGCTGCTGCGCGTCGTGCTGCTCGTCAACGCGGTCGCACTCAACGTGGTGCGGCGCGACAACGCCCAGGTGCCGTGGGCGCTCTGGCTCTGCGTCATCGCGATGGTCGGGTGGACCGGCGTGGCCCTGTGGGGGTACGCGGCCCCCCGGCGCCGCCGCGCCCTGCTGCTCCTGCTCGACCTGGCCGTCGCGGTCGCGCTGATGCTGCTGACCGTCCCCATCAAGGGTGACGGCTTCCGGGCGAGCATCCCCGGGTTCTGGATCATGGGTGCGCTGCTCGCCTGGGCGGTGCACTGGCGCTGGCGCGGCGGCGCGGTCGCCGCCGTCGTCCTCATCGTGACCGACGTGTCGATGCGCCAGGAGCTCACGCAGACCAACTACGGCCACCTGTTCCTCATCGGGGTCGGCGCTCCGGTCGTCGGCTACCTCTGCGAGTCGCTGCAGCGGATGGCCGCCGAGCGGGACCGCGCCGAGCGGGAGGCCGCGGCCGCGGGGGAGCGCGCCCGACTCGCGCGCGCCGTCCACGACGGCGTGCTGCAGGTGCTCGCCCTGACCCAGCGACGCGGGGCGGAGCTCGGACCCGCGGGCGTCGAGCTGGCCCGCCTGGCCGGGGAGCAGGAGGGTGCGCTGCGGGCCCTCATCCGCCAGCAGGACACCCTCGCGCCGGCGACCGCGACGGGCGACGTCGACCTCGCGAGCGCCGTCGAGGAGCTGGGGCGGCGCACCCGGCCGCGGGTGTCCGTCGTGACCCCCGGCGTGCCCGTGCGGCTGCCGGCCGCGCAGGTCGCCGAGCTCGTGGCCGCCGCCGGGGCGTGCCTCGACAACGTCGCGGCGCACGTCGGCGACGACGCGCCGGCCTGGGTGCTGCTGGAGGACCTCGAGGACCGGGTCGTCGTCACCGTGCGCGACGAGGGGCCGGGCATCCCGCCGGGGCGCCTCGAGGAGGCCGCCGACGCCGGCCGGCTCGGCGTGACCGGATCGATCCGTGGCCGCCTGACCGACCTGGGCGGCACCGCCGAGCTCGCGACGGGCGCGTTCGGCACCGAGTGGGAGCTGACCGTCCCCCGCGCCCCCGAGGAAGCCGCCCCGTGA
- a CDS encoding flavin reductase family protein, producing the protein MTIHSTHPFADPHRDPFRALRGRLGGVVTLWTAGGGEDRAGLTVTSLMVVNGEPGRVLGLLDPDADLTLALEETQRGVVQLLRWRHRDLAEMFAGVAPAPGGVFRHGDFADGPAGPRLADAAGWVEVRLESAVDVGWSRLVTCVVEAVELAEGPEEDADALLVHRRGRYGRA; encoded by the coding sequence GTGACCATCCACAGCACGCATCCCTTCGCCGACCCCCACCGCGACCCGTTCCGGGCCCTGCGGGGACGCCTGGGCGGGGTCGTGACGCTGTGGACCGCGGGCGGTGGCGAGGACCGGGCGGGTCTGACGGTCACCTCCCTCATGGTCGTCAACGGCGAGCCCGGCCGCGTGCTCGGGCTGCTCGACCCCGACGCCGACCTGACCCTCGCGCTCGAGGAGACGCAGCGGGGCGTCGTGCAGCTGCTGCGCTGGCGGCACCGCGACCTGGCGGAGATGTTCGCCGGGGTCGCCCCGGCGCCCGGCGGCGTGTTCCGCCACGGCGACTTCGCCGACGGCCCCGCCGGGCCGCGGCTCGCGGACGCCGCCGGCTGGGTCGAGGTGCGGCTCGAGAGCGCCGTCGACGTCGGCTGGTCCCGCCTCGTGACCTGCGTGGTCGAGGCCGTCGAGCTGGCCGAGGGGCCCGAGGAGGACGCGGACGCGCTGCTCGTGCACCGGCGCGGTCGCTACGGCCGAGCGTGA
- a CDS encoding peptidoglycan-binding domain-containing protein has product MVRSRETRPRPVRLLLGALLTPLLALALLVLPGASPAAHAAYPTLSVGSSGPDVTAVQHLLTHHGRATAADGQYGSGTAAAVTDFQSANGLAADGVAGPATLGALVVTVRQGDSGPAVQALQVLLNARGAGLTTDGAFGPATDAALRSFQSSRGLASDGIAGPQSWSALFGSGSTQPPGDTYASLSEEQKANARTIIGVGKGAGVPEYGWVVALATAMQESTLVNVAYGDRDSLGLFQQRPSQGWGSEAQVQDPVLASKAFYGVASHTPNPGLLDIAGWQSMSVTQAAQAVQRSAYPDAYARWESLARDVVANESGTAPIG; this is encoded by the coding sequence ATGGTTCGATCTCGGGAAACTCGACCACGTCCTGTCCGCCTGCTCCTCGGAGCCCTCCTCACGCCGCTCCTGGCGCTCGCACTGCTCGTGCTGCCGGGCGCCTCGCCGGCCGCGCACGCGGCGTACCCCACCCTCTCCGTCGGGTCCAGCGGCCCCGACGTGACGGCCGTCCAGCACCTGCTCACCCACCACGGTCGCGCGACCGCGGCGGACGGGCAGTACGGCTCGGGCACCGCCGCCGCCGTCACCGACTTCCAGTCCGCGAACGGTCTCGCCGCCGACGGCGTGGCCGGTCCGGCGACGCTGGGAGCGCTCGTCGTCACGGTGCGCCAGGGCGATTCCGGGCCCGCCGTGCAGGCGCTCCAGGTGCTGCTCAACGCACGGGGGGCCGGCCTCACCACCGACGGTGCGTTCGGCCCGGCGACCGACGCCGCGCTCCGCTCGTTCCAGTCGTCGCGCGGGCTCGCGTCGGACGGCATCGCCGGGCCGCAGAGCTGGTCGGCGCTGTTCGGGTCCGGGTCGACGCAGCCCCCGGGCGACACCTACGCCTCGCTGAGCGAGGAGCAGAAGGCCAACGCGCGCACGATCATCGGGGTCGGCAAGGGTGCCGGGGTGCCGGAGTACGGCTGGGTCGTCGCGCTCGCGACGGCGATGCAGGAGTCGACGTTGGTCAACGTCGCCTACGGCGACCGCGACTCGCTCGGCCTGTTCCAGCAGCGTCCCTCGCAGGGGTGGGGCTCGGAGGCACAGGTGCAGGACCCGGTGCTGGCCTCGAAGGCCTTCTACGGCGTCGCGTCGCACACGCCGAACCCGGGTCTGCTCGACATCGCCGGCTGGCAGTCGATGTCCGTCACGCAGGCGGCGCAGGCGGTCCAGCGCTCGGCCTACCCGGACGCCTACGCGAGGTGGGAGTCCCTAGCGCGCGACGTCGTCGCCAACGAGTCGGGCACGGCGCCGATCGGCTGA
- a CDS encoding protein adenylyltransferase SelO translates to MTETPTVPATPVLPDGAVHLTLDHDFATAVPELALPWRAAEAPEPRLVVLNVALARELGLDPDELRSPDGVRLLVGAAVPAGARPVAQGYAGHQFGGFSPRLGDGRALLLGELTTPDGEVRDLHLKGSGRTPFSRGGDGFAVLGPMLREHLVSEGMHALGVPTTRSLAVVATGRPVQRDAVEPGGLLARVAASHLRVGSFQYARTSDDPALLRRLADHAIARHQPHLAGTPEPYAGLYGAVVAAQARLVAQWVLLGFVHGVMNTDNMTISGETIDYGPCAFVDAYDPGAVFSSIDTGGRYALGNQPAVAQWNLARFAEALLPLLDDDQERAIARATELLGTFPGEYVAAWASGMRAKLGLAGAGGGRADRRGDAGAGRGVAGHPRVGARRLDVVVPGAGGGRARQPGADPGDGARPARAGRLAGALARPGPRPRRDGPGQPCLRPAEPPRRGGARRGAGR, encoded by the coding sequence GTGACGGAGACCCCGACCGTGCCCGCCACGCCGGTCCTGCCGGACGGCGCGGTGCACCTCACCCTCGACCACGACTTCGCCACCGCGGTGCCGGAGCTCGCGCTGCCCTGGCGGGCCGCGGAGGCCCCGGAGCCGCGGCTCGTCGTGCTCAACGTCGCCCTCGCCCGCGAGCTGGGCCTCGACCCCGACGAGCTGCGCTCCCCGGACGGCGTGCGGCTCCTCGTGGGCGCGGCCGTGCCGGCGGGGGCGCGGCCGGTCGCGCAGGGCTACGCCGGCCACCAGTTCGGCGGCTTCTCGCCGCGGCTGGGCGACGGCCGCGCCCTGCTGCTCGGCGAGCTGACCACGCCCGACGGCGAGGTGCGCGACCTCCACCTCAAGGGGTCGGGACGCACACCGTTCTCGCGCGGCGGCGACGGTTTCGCCGTCCTCGGGCCGATGCTGCGGGAGCACCTGGTGAGCGAGGGGATGCACGCGCTCGGCGTGCCGACCACCCGGTCGCTGGCGGTCGTCGCGACCGGCCGTCCGGTCCAGCGCGACGCCGTCGAGCCGGGCGGGCTGCTGGCGCGCGTGGCGGCCAGCCACCTCCGGGTGGGCAGCTTCCAGTACGCGCGGACCAGCGACGACCCCGCGTTGCTGCGGCGCCTGGCCGACCACGCGATCGCCCGCCACCAGCCCCACCTGGCGGGCACGCCCGAGCCCTACGCGGGCCTGTACGGCGCGGTCGTCGCCGCCCAGGCGCGGCTGGTCGCGCAGTGGGTGCTGCTCGGCTTCGTGCACGGCGTCATGAACACCGACAACATGACGATCTCGGGGGAGACGATCGACTACGGACCCTGCGCCTTCGTCGACGCCTACGACCCCGGGGCGGTGTTCAGCTCGATCGACACGGGCGGTCGCTACGCCCTGGGCAACCAGCCGGCCGTGGCGCAGTGGAACCTCGCCCGGTTCGCCGAGGCGCTGCTGCCCCTCCTCGACGACGACCAGGAGCGGGCGATCGCCCGGGCGACGGAGCTCCTCGGGACGTTTCCGGGGGAGTACGTCGCGGCCTGGGCCTCCGGCATGCGGGCGAAGCTCGGGCTGGCGGGAGCCGGCGGCGGGCGGGCCGACCGACGAGGAGACGCTGGCGCTGGCCGAGGGGTGGCAGGGCATCCTCGCGTCGGGGCGCGTCGACTGGACGTCGTCGTTCCGGGCGCTGGCGGAGGCCGCGCGCGGCAACCCGGAGCGGATCCGGGGGATGGTGCTCGACCTGCCCGAGCTGGACGCCTGGCTGGAGCGCTGGCGCGCCCTGGGCCCCGACCCCGCCGCGATGGACCGGGCCAACCCTGTCTACGTCCCGCGGAACCACCTCGTCGAGGAGGCGCTCGCCGCGGCGCAGGACGGTGA